One window of the Chryseobacterium camelliae genome contains the following:
- a CDS encoding ligase-associated DNA damage response DEXH box helicase, with product MAAFEDTNGYRIIRQWMDDKGNYPFKFQVDTWKKFGNGYSGMVIAPTGFGKTFSVFLALVSDFLSHPEQYGKGLKMIWVTPLRSLAKDIAKAMQEAMDEIGLDWVVGVRNGDTDPKVRQQQVKSMPEILVVTPESLHLLLAQKNHERFFTDLNCIAVDEWHELLGSKRGVMIELGIAQLKKYVRNLKIWGITATIGNLDEAMEVLIPYDIKKVKITAKEHKKIDILPVFPDEIEILPWAGHLGAKMADKIVPIILNSQSTIVFTNTRSQSEMWYQLLLDAYPDFAGQLAIHHSSIDAHLRIWIEENLSNGKLKAVVSTSSLDLGIDFKPVDTVIQIGSSKGVARFLQRAGRSGHSPFETSRIYCVPTHSLELIEVAALKEAVKQKVIEPREPQVLCFDVLVQFLMTLAVGDGFKPDEVYHRVKETFAFRDMNDEEWKGMLDFLTIGGSVLKSYEEFHKVVITDEGLYKVTSRKIAMLHRMNMGVIVSDAMLKVKFISGGYIGMIEEYFISRLKKDEKFILAGRTLEVAMIKDMTVFVRATSGKALVPSYLGGRLPLSSNLSVFLREKLSGALNPKASEKELKFLHPLLAKQEERSHIPKDDEFLVELIKNREGYHLFMYPFEGRLVHEVMAALIAYRISKLAPISFSMAMNDYGFELFSDKEIPLNEDNLHKILTRENLMTDVISSINAAEMARRKFRDIAVISGMVIQNYAGKQRSNKSLQSSAGLIFKVLEDHDPNHFLVRQAYTEVFNIQLQEPRLVEAFKRIEHSRVILKQAKTFTPLSFPIKIDSLRQTLSSEGLDARIQRLLKQANRSG from the coding sequence TTGGCTGCATTCGAAGATACCAATGGTTACAGGATCATCCGTCAATGGATGGATGATAAAGGGAATTACCCATTCAAATTCCAGGTGGATACCTGGAAAAAATTCGGCAATGGATACAGCGGAATGGTGATCGCCCCAACCGGTTTCGGAAAAACATTTTCTGTATTCTTAGCGCTCGTCAGTGATTTCTTAAGCCATCCCGAACAGTACGGCAAAGGCCTGAAGATGATCTGGGTCACTCCTCTGCGTTCACTGGCGAAAGATATTGCCAAAGCGATGCAGGAAGCAATGGATGAAATCGGCCTGGACTGGGTCGTCGGTGTACGAAACGGCGATACAGATCCTAAAGTACGTCAGCAGCAGGTGAAAAGCATGCCTGAAATCCTTGTGGTAACCCCGGAAAGCCTTCATTTACTGCTGGCACAGAAGAACCATGAACGGTTTTTCACCGATCTGAACTGTATCGCTGTCGATGAATGGCATGAACTCTTAGGATCCAAACGCGGAGTAATGATTGAACTGGGGATTGCCCAGCTGAAAAAATACGTCAGAAACCTTAAGATCTGGGGGATCACGGCTACCATAGGCAATCTGGATGAAGCGATGGAAGTCCTTATTCCTTATGACATAAAAAAAGTAAAAATTACAGCCAAGGAACATAAGAAGATCGATATCCTGCCGGTCTTCCCGGATGAAATAGAAATCCTTCCCTGGGCAGGGCACCTCGGTGCCAAGATGGCGGATAAAATCGTTCCGATCATCCTGAACTCACAATCTACCATTGTATTTACCAATACCCGGAGCCAGAGCGAAATGTGGTACCAGCTGCTGCTGGATGCTTACCCGGATTTTGCCGGGCAGCTCGCCATCCACCACAGTTCCATCGATGCGCACCTGCGGATCTGGATCGAGGAAAACCTCAGCAATGGAAAGCTGAAAGCGGTTGTTTCCACTTCATCCCTGGATCTTGGTATCGACTTTAAACCGGTAGACACGGTAATCCAGATCGGATCCTCCAAAGGTGTGGCTAGGTTCCTTCAGCGAGCCGGGCGGAGCGGTCACTCCCCTTTTGAAACGTCACGGATCTACTGTGTTCCTACCCATTCCCTAGAACTGATTGAAGTAGCCGCCCTGAAAGAAGCGGTAAAACAGAAAGTGATCGAACCGAGGGAACCTCAGGTACTGTGCTTTGATGTGCTCGTTCAGTTCCTCATGACACTAGCCGTAGGAGACGGCTTTAAGCCTGATGAAGTCTATCACAGGGTGAAAGAAACCTTTGCCTTCCGGGATATGAATGACGAGGAATGGAAGGGCATGCTCGACTTCCTGACGATTGGCGGGAGCGTCCTTAAAAGCTACGAGGAATTCCACAAAGTTGTGATTACGGATGAAGGATTGTATAAAGTAACATCCCGGAAAATCGCCATGCTCCACCGGATGAATATGGGAGTGATTGTCAGCGATGCCATGCTGAAAGTTAAATTTATTTCCGGCGGCTACATCGGGATGATTGAGGAATACTTTATTTCGAGGCTGAAAAAAGATGAAAAGTTCATCCTTGCCGGGCGCACACTCGAAGTAGCCATGATCAAGGACATGACGGTATTTGTGCGCGCCACCAGCGGAAAAGCCCTGGTTCCAAGTTACCTGGGCGGAAGGCTGCCTTTAAGTTCCAACCTGAGTGTATTCCTGAGGGAAAAACTGTCCGGAGCATTGAATCCCAAAGCTTCCGAAAAGGAGCTGAAATTCCTGCATCCTTTACTCGCAAAACAGGAAGAGCGCTCCCATATTCCTAAAGATGATGAATTTCTGGTGGAACTGATTAAAAACCGGGAAGGCTATCACCTGTTCATGTATCCTTTTGAAGGACGACTGGTACATGAAGTGATGGCTGCGCTTATTGCCTACCGCATTTCCAAACTTGCACCGATCTCATTTTCCATGGCGATGAATGATTACGGATTCGAGCTTTTCAGTGACAAGGAAATCCCGTTGAATGAAGATAACCTCCATAAGATATTGACCCGGGAAAATCTGATGACCGATGTGATCTCCAGCATCAATGCCGCTGAAATGGCCCGCCGGAAATTCCGGGATATTGCCGTAATTTCAGGAATGGTCATTCAGAATTATGCAGGGAAACAACGCTCGAATAAATCGCTGCAAAGTTCCGCCGGCCTGATTTTTAAAGTGCTTGAAGATCATGACCCGAACCATTTCCTGGTGCGGCAGGCCTACACGGAAGTGTTTAATATCCAGCTTCAGGAACCCAGGCTTGTAGAGGCTTTCAAGCGGATTGAACATTCGAGGGTCATCCTTAAACAGGCCAAAACATTTACACCGCTCAGCTTTCCGATCAAAATTGATAGCTTACGGCAGACTTTATCCAGTGAAGGCCTGGACGCAAGGATCCAGCGTTTGCTGAAACAGGCCAACAGAAGCGGATAA
- a CDS encoding T9SS type A sorting domain-containing protein produces the protein MRKLYTSAIYLSAFLGVPAQTVLWQKDIKSSSQDFLSQVTTTIDQQYLITGSSIQSRKLSGESNQNLGYDYHLIKLNQSGEQVWEKYFSGQNHDFLSATVNTQEGGFLLAGTSFSGKGLDKKDDSKGGSDIWLVRINEFGDEVWQRTLGTSSDEEARSVIQTTDLGFFVAGNIHNSEKGYGSKDAWIIRLDKNGKEISQLILGGRGLDEVEKMIPTKDGGALLGIYSRSGKANINDDRSLINDKITHQSSLINYAKSVENYGEGDYWIVKLSKEGKVEWEKNFGGKGDDHLRTLALTSTGYLIGGESRSERSGNKMVGIEEGTDIWLIALNEKGEESWQKSYSFKNRDVLMGMSVVSKVKSQESGAKNQDGQDTTKGILLGGYTQAEGRIESDDEKFWMLYLDQNGNEQWRKHVKGESNKKEERLSDIKLNRDGSIILAGTSAEELGKENWKIVKLGDSHIDQLIEKQDIKIYPNPVSDYAYVELGFEGHRAGVSEAEISVYDMGGRQLQSIRTKTPVTKINTQALVQGAYLVSVKTSDNKTASAKLIKK, from the coding sequence ATGAGAAAACTTTACACAAGTGCAATTTACTTATCTGCATTCCTGGGAGTACCTGCTCAGACTGTACTTTGGCAGAAAGACATTAAATCTTCCTCACAGGATTTCCTGTCCCAGGTAACCACCACCATTGACCAGCAGTACTTAATTACCGGAAGTTCCATTCAGTCCAGAAAGCTTTCTGGGGAAAGCAATCAAAACCTGGGCTACGACTATCACCTGATAAAACTTAACCAGTCAGGAGAACAGGTTTGGGAAAAATATTTCTCAGGACAAAACCATGATTTTCTTTCGGCTACGGTGAATACCCAGGAAGGAGGATTCCTTCTGGCAGGGACGAGTTTTTCAGGCAAAGGCTTAGATAAGAAGGATGATTCTAAAGGTGGATCAGACATTTGGTTGGTTCGGATCAATGAGTTTGGAGACGAAGTCTGGCAAAGGACTTTAGGCACTTCTTCGGATGAAGAAGCCAGGTCGGTGATCCAGACCACGGACTTAGGCTTTTTTGTGGCCGGGAATATCCATAACTCAGAAAAAGGCTATGGTTCCAAAGATGCCTGGATCATCAGGCTGGATAAAAACGGTAAGGAAATCTCCCAGTTGATCTTAGGCGGCAGAGGCCTGGATGAGGTGGAAAAGATGATCCCGACAAAAGACGGCGGTGCCTTATTAGGGATATACTCCAGAAGTGGAAAGGCTAATATAAATGATGATCGATCATTGATAAATGATAAAATCACTCATCAATCATCACTCATCAATTATGCTAAGTCGGTTGAAAACTACGGTGAAGGTGACTATTGGATTGTCAAGCTGTCTAAAGAAGGCAAGGTCGAGTGGGAAAAGAATTTTGGTGGCAAAGGTGACGATCATTTAAGAACCCTTGCACTAACTTCCACCGGCTATCTGATTGGCGGGGAATCCAGATCGGAAAGATCAGGGAATAAGATGGTAGGCATAGAAGAAGGGACTGATATATGGCTTATCGCGTTAAATGAGAAAGGAGAAGAAAGCTGGCAGAAGTCCTACAGCTTTAAGAACCGGGATGTGCTGATGGGGATGAGTGTGGTGAGTAAGGTTAAGAGCCAAGAGTCAGGAGCCAAGAACCAGGATGGGCAGGATACTACTAAAGGGATTTTATTAGGTGGTTATACGCAGGCAGAAGGAAGGATAGAATCTGATGATGAAAAATTCTGGATGCTGTACTTAGATCAGAATGGTAATGAGCAGTGGCGCAAGCATGTGAAGGGAGAATCTAACAAGAAAGAAGAACGGCTATCAGATATTAAGCTGAACCGTGACGGCTCCATTATCCTGGCCGGAACCAGCGCAGAGGAATTGGGTAAGGAAAACTGGAAGATCGTGAAGCTTGGCGACAGCCATATCGACCAGCTGATCGAGAAGCAGGACATTAAGATCTACCCGAACCCGGTGAGTGATTATGCGTACGTTGAGTTAGGGTTTGAGGGTCACAGAGCGGGAGTGTCTGAGGCTGAGATCAGCGTGTATGATATGGGGGGAAGGCAGCTGCAGAGCATCAGGACGAAGACTCCGGTGACTAAAATTAATACCCAGGCCTTGGTGCAGGGCGCTTACCTGGTGAGCGTAAAGACCAGCGATAACAAAACAGCAAGTGCTAAACTGATTAAAAAATAA
- a CDS encoding DUF3817 domain-containing protein, with the protein MTDLLKTKTGRLRILALLEGISLLILLFVAVPFKYFLHRPDFVSIMGPIHGTLFLLFLFNTLSVGVEQRWKFRETTWKVILACFIPFGTFYIDHKILSRV; encoded by the coding sequence ATGACTGATCTATTAAAAACCAAGACCGGAAGGCTGAGAATTCTCGCCCTGTTGGAAGGCATTTCCTTATTGATCCTGCTGTTCGTTGCCGTTCCTTTTAAGTATTTTTTGCACCGGCCTGACTTTGTCAGTATTATGGGGCCTATCCACGGTACCCTTTTTCTTCTTTTCCTTTTTAATACACTGAGTGTGGGTGTGGAGCAGCGATGGAAATTCAGAGAAACAACCTGGAAAGTTATTCTTGCCTGTTTTATTCCTTTCGGGACTTTTTATATTGACCATAAAATCCTGAGCAGGGTATGA
- a CDS encoding DUF5977 domain-containing protein — MDRYDIKGNLIQYTTKDSNIPVSVVWGYNYTLPIAKIEGVQYDNIGMYVNDIISLSNADALNPNKEQELLNAEDNLRKNANLVNYQITTYTYDPLIGVTSVTPPSGIKEYYRYDTTNRLEKIVDANNNILKEFKYRYATASPITYFNTEKKQTFTRTNCSSNQVGGTYTYTVPAGTYTSDISQLAADQKALDDINNNGQNITNQNGSCSTNVSCPFTFSSVVSGAQYKYNNISTLNNNVNFNVTFSPYGIWQNWSSGVSIGTINGDCKPAVNKEIVYSEQSNNRQWKVFINANGNCTVMLISGNLDGSSSNPVAFNFQYQK, encoded by the coding sequence TTGGACAGATATGATATCAAAGGAAATTTAATTCAGTATACAACTAAAGATAGCAATATTCCTGTTTCTGTTGTCTGGGGATATAATTATACATTACCTATAGCAAAAATCGAGGGTGTACAATATGATAATATTGGAATGTATGTGAATGACATTATATCTTTATCAAATGCAGATGCTTTAAATCCGAACAAAGAGCAGGAATTACTAAATGCGGAGGATAATTTGAGAAAGAATGCTAATTTGGTAAATTATCAGATTACGACTTATACATATGACCCTTTGATTGGCGTAACAAGTGTAACACCTCCTTCTGGCATTAAAGAGTATTATAGATACGATACTACCAACAGATTAGAGAAAATTGTAGATGCCAATAACAATATACTTAAAGAATTTAAATACAGATATGCAACTGCTTCACCGATAACCTACTTTAATACTGAAAAAAAACAGACTTTTACAAGGACAAACTGCTCAAGTAATCAAGTAGGAGGCACTTATACGTATACTGTTCCTGCAGGAACATACACTTCAGATATAAGTCAACTGGCAGCAGATCAAAAAGCTTTGGACGATATTAATAATAACGGACAAAATATAACCAACCAGAATGGATCATGCAGTACAAATGTTTCCTGCCCATTTACTTTTTCATCAGTGGTATCCGGTGCTCAGTACAAGTATAATAATATTTCAACTTTAAATAACAATGTGAATTTTAATGTTACTTTCTCACCCTATGGAATCTGGCAGAACTGGTCAAGCGGAGTGAGTATTGGTACGATTAACGGTGATTGCAAACCTGCAGTCAACAAGGAAATTGTATATTCTGAACAAAGCAATAACAGGCAATGGAAAGTCTTTATTAACGCAAACGGTAATTGTACTGTTATGTTAATCTCTGGAAACTTAGATGGCTCCTCTAGCAATCCTGTCGCATTCAATTTTCAATATCAAAAGTAA
- a CDS encoding AraC family transcriptional regulator, whose protein sequence is MQISPPKHLAGFIKHYIFLENSQKNNRNLRLFADGNTGMIISADMHMHDAEGNFLPLSFFYGQPTSYKNLGTEGPFSLLAVVFQPYFFNLLFGIAAKEIRNEIIPAEDIIQDRLAPFQEAMDRKSAPRMLISGLNSFFTHLIASKNNADLWVIQLQQYMLLNKGMASLRMLEHFSGYSERHIERTFQNHIGIAPRKYNSIIRLHHFLSLAKNKAPEQNMAELCYSAGYFDQSHLIRDCKSITGLTPTQYIKTKNKLAVNFIELH, encoded by the coding sequence ATGCAGATTTCTCCGCCAAAGCATTTAGCCGGGTTCATCAAACACTATATTTTTCTGGAAAACTCCCAGAAGAACAATAGAAACCTGCGGTTATTTGCTGACGGAAACACGGGGATGATCATCTCTGCCGATATGCACATGCATGATGCTGAAGGGAATTTCCTGCCGTTATCATTTTTTTACGGACAGCCCACGTCCTATAAAAATCTTGGTACAGAGGGTCCCTTTTCCCTGCTGGCCGTGGTTTTCCAGCCTTACTTTTTCAATCTCCTTTTCGGTATTGCCGCGAAAGAAATCAGAAATGAGATCATTCCCGCAGAAGACATTATACAAGACCGGCTGGCTCCGTTCCAGGAAGCTATGGACAGAAAATCGGCTCCCCGGATGTTAATTTCCGGACTCAACAGTTTTTTTACCCATTTAATTGCTTCAAAAAACAATGCTGATCTGTGGGTAATACAACTCCAGCAATATATGCTCCTGAATAAAGGAATGGCATCGCTGAGAATGCTGGAACATTTTTCAGGGTATTCCGAACGCCATATTGAAAGAACCTTTCAAAACCATATCGGAATAGCTCCCCGAAAGTACAATTCAATCATAAGGCTTCATCATTTTTTAAGCCTGGCCAAAAATAAAGCGCCTGAACAAAACATGGCAGAACTTTGCTATTCAGCAGGATATTTTGATCAGTCCCATCTGATCAGGGATTGTAAAAGCATCACCGGATTAACGCCTACACAGTATATAAAAACAAAAAACAAACTGGCCGTCAACTTTATCGAGCTGCATTGA
- a CDS encoding TetR/AcrR family transcriptional regulator translates to MKKSETTRLMILRKAFELIYIHGYQTTSVDEIIATTQVTKGAFYYHFKTKDEMGLAIINELMKPTMASAFIEPLSGGGHPLDIIYDLMHALLMDNENLKVEYGCPASNITQEMAPWNTEFTKSLNSLSRQWEEAMIEAIESGKQKGLLKAGTDAREVAVFVISGYWGVRNLGKLENSKNVYLIYLKGLQSYLSSLR, encoded by the coding sequence ATGAAAAAATCTGAAACAACCCGTCTGATGATTCTCCGCAAAGCTTTTGAGCTGATCTATATCCACGGCTATCAGACGACCAGTGTGGATGAAATTATTGCCACCACGCAGGTTACCAAAGGAGCCTTTTATTATCATTTCAAAACCAAGGATGAAATGGGACTGGCTATCATTAATGAGCTGATGAAACCTACCATGGCCTCCGCTTTTATTGAGCCATTAAGCGGTGGAGGCCATCCGCTGGATATCATTTATGACCTGATGCATGCCCTGCTGATGGATAATGAAAATTTAAAGGTGGAATACGGCTGCCCTGCCTCCAATATCACTCAGGAAATGGCTCCCTGGAATACTGAGTTTACAAAGTCGCTGAACAGCCTTTCCAGGCAGTGGGAAGAAGCCATGATAGAAGCCATTGAGAGCGGCAAACAAAAAGGACTGCTTAAAGCCGGAACAGATGCCAGGGAAGTGGCGGTTTTTGTGATATCAGGCTATTGGGGAGTCAGAAATCTGGGTAAACTGGAAAATTCCAAGAATGTGTATCTTATTTATTTAAAGGGACTTCAATCGTACCTCAGTTCATTAAGATAA
- a CDS encoding rhodanese-like domain-containing protein, translating to MKGVFIFCGILIAVYTAYKIYRYQTLDDGLDKKLRNGAVILDVRTEKEYHTGHISGSLNISLGTIRERYTELDPNTTYITVCSHGLRSVKAEKILKEKGFKKVYNGGAWTDLRHSLKLN from the coding sequence ATGAAAGGAGTATTTATTTTTTGCGGAATACTCATCGCAGTGTATACAGCATACAAGATTTACCGGTACCAGACTCTTGATGACGGATTGGATAAAAAGCTGCGGAACGGAGCGGTAATCCTGGATGTACGGACAGAGAAAGAATATCACACCGGACATATCAGCGGCTCACTGAATATTTCTTTAGGCACGATACGGGAAAGGTATACGGAACTGGATCCCAATACCACGTATATTACCGTATGTTCCCACGGACTGCGCAGTGTGAAGGCAGAAAAAATACTGAAAGAAAAAGGATTTAAAAAGGTGTACAACGGCGGTGCCTGGACTGACCTCCGGCACAGCCTGAAACTGAATTAA
- a CDS encoding nitrilase family protein, translating into MVNLKIATAQFENRSGDKAYNLSVIEKLSGEAAAKGAQVIAFHECSVTGYTFARKLSRKQMLDLAETIPEGKSLRRLQEIAARFNITILAGLFEKDEQYNLFKAYVCVDQNGLVARYRKLHPFINPYLTAGTEYCIFEIHGWKCGILICYDNNIIENVRATRLLGADLIFMPHVTMCTPSSRPGAGFVDPLLWKNRETDPTSLRLEFDGMKGRDWLIKWLPARAYDNGIYVVFSNPVGMDDDQLKNGCSMIIDPFGDILAECRSFEDSFVTAVLNPEKLTQAGGYRYLKARRPDLYREIIGMEHKPEQKVIWLKPEEDQN; encoded by the coding sequence ATGGTCAATCTTAAAATTGCTACGGCACAGTTTGAAAACAGGAGCGGCGATAAAGCCTATAACCTCTCAGTTATTGAGAAACTGAGCGGTGAGGCTGCTGCAAAAGGCGCACAAGTGATTGCCTTTCATGAATGTTCTGTAACCGGTTATACATTTGCCAGAAAGCTCAGCAGGAAACAGATGCTGGATCTAGCTGAAACCATTCCGGAAGGAAAAAGCCTGCGGAGGCTACAGGAAATTGCTGCCAGATTCAATATTACCATACTCGCGGGCCTTTTTGAAAAAGATGAACAGTATAACCTGTTCAAAGCTTACGTCTGTGTAGATCAGAACGGGCTGGTAGCCAGATACAGGAAGCTGCATCCTTTCATCAATCCTTACCTCACTGCAGGGACTGAATACTGCATCTTTGAAATCCACGGATGGAAGTGCGGAATTTTAATATGTTATGATAATAATATCATCGAAAATGTCCGCGCCACAAGACTTCTGGGCGCAGACCTAATTTTTATGCCGCATGTAACGATGTGTACGCCTTCTTCCAGGCCCGGAGCCGGCTTTGTTGATCCTTTGCTCTGGAAAAACCGTGAAACAGATCCAACATCTTTACGCCTGGAATTTGACGGGATGAAGGGCAGGGACTGGCTGATAAAGTGGCTGCCTGCCCGCGCTTACGACAACGGTATCTATGTGGTATTTTCAAATCCTGTCGGCATGGATGATGACCAGCTTAAAAACGGCTGTTCGATGATCATTGATCCTTTTGGGGACATCCTCGCAGAGTGCCGTTCCTTTGAAGACAGCTTTGTTACCGCAGTACTCAATCCTGAAAAACTGACTCAGGCAGGAGGCTACCGCTATCTTAAAGCCAGAAGGCCGGATCTGTACCGGGAGATCATCGGTATGGAACACAAGCCTGAACAGAAAGTAATTTGGCTGAAACCGGAAGAAGATCAGAATTGA
- the pdeM gene encoding ligase-associated DNA damage response endonuclease PdeM, with amino-acid sequence MRTRNRLKPAVEAYIMNIATKPISIQQQTFILTNQRAAFWPGQKALILSDLHIGKTAHFRKNGIALSDQVMKKDLDRLSQLISHFRPEKFIVVGDLLHAGDNSDVDQFCAWKEQYPEVCFYLVEGNHDRISRSLEQKLCLEFKQNSLDLDDFTFLHDFKKGHPKFQITGHIHPGIVLNSRVRRFRLPCFALTPHQLLLPAFSEFTGLDTLNTPKKGTFFVFTDSEIHEV; translated from the coding sequence ATGCGGACACGAAACAGATTGAAGCCGGCCGTTGAAGCTTACATTATGAATATCGCAACCAAACCTATATCCATCCAGCAACAGACTTTTATACTCACCAATCAGCGTGCAGCCTTCTGGCCGGGACAAAAGGCACTGATCCTTTCGGACCTGCATATCGGGAAAACCGCCCATTTCAGGAAAAACGGCATTGCCCTCTCCGACCAGGTAATGAAAAAGGATCTTGATCGTCTTTCGCAGCTGATCAGCCACTTCCGGCCGGAGAAATTCATTGTTGTAGGAGACCTGCTGCATGCAGGCGACAACTCAGATGTAGACCAGTTCTGTGCCTGGAAGGAACAGTATCCTGAGGTCTGCTTCTACCTGGTGGAAGGGAACCATGACAGGATCTCCAGATCGCTTGAGCAGAAGCTGTGTCTCGAATTTAAACAAAACAGTTTAGACCTCGATGACTTTACTTTTCTCCATGATTTCAAAAAAGGACATCCTAAATTTCAGATTACGGGGCATATCCATCCTGGTATTGTGCTCAATTCCAGAGTAAGAAGATTCAGGCTGCCGTGTTTTGCGCTGACGCCCCATCAGCTGCTGCTTCCTGCCTTCAGTGAATTTACAGGGCTGGACACATTGAATACGCCTAAGAAAGGTACCTTTTTTGTTTTTACGGATTCAGAAATCCATGAAGTTTAA